The uncultured Ilyobacter sp. genome has a segment encoding these proteins:
- a CDS encoding metal-dependent hydrolase has translation MKLKFLGHSCFYLEEGSFKALIDPFITGNPQSPISSDEVGELTHIFVTHGHGDHLGDAVPIAKATGATIITNHEIGAYLGKFGVKVHTMHIGGRIKMDFGTVKMTPALHGSGITTEEGMICGGNPGGFVIEVNNKKIYHAGDTGLTLDMKLLEEESIDIALIPIGGNFTMDVKDAVRAVEFIKPKIAIPMHYKTFPVINSDPYEFKEAVEVCDVVILNPGDEYSY, from the coding sequence ATGAAATTAAAATTTTTAGGACACTCATGTTTTTATTTAGAAGAGGGATCTTTTAAGGCTCTTATCGATCCTTTTATTACAGGAAATCCCCAGTCTCCAATAAGTTCAGATGAAGTGGGAGAGCTAACCCATATATTTGTGACCCACGGACATGGGGATCATCTAGGGGACGCAGTACCTATAGCAAAAGCTACGGGGGCCACTATAATAACCAACCATGAGATAGGGGCGTACCTTGGGAAATTTGGTGTAAAGGTACATACGATGCACATAGGTGGAAGAATAAAAATGGATTTTGGTACGGTAAAGATGACCCCTGCCCTTCATGGATCTGGAATAACCACCGAAGAAGGAATGATCTGCGGAGGTAACCCAGGGGGCTTTGTGATTGAGGTGAATAATAAAAAGATCTATCATGCAGGAGATACTGGCCTCACCCTAGATATGAAGCTTCTTGAAGAGGAGAGCATTGATATAGCTCTTATTCCTATAGGGGGGAACTTCACAATGGATGTAAAGGACGCAGTGAGAGCAGTAGAATTTATAAAACCTAAAATTGCTATTCCTATGCACTATAAGACATTTCCTGTTATAAACAGTGACCCTTATGAATTTAAAGAAGCTGTTGAAGTCTGTGATGTAGTGATACTGAATCCTGGGGATGAGTACAGTTATTAG
- a CDS encoding SH3 domain-containing protein, with the protein MKKFLLIIFTLVAFYGCASLEEGNSKVKLLKDKLIKIQNENINSEEEIKNFKKRISVSKNEISEINQKLATIKALAEESETIHVFQEKITPNLKFEKKYPGKLPENLNYVFVISRQINLREGPTTISTILSNANYLDKLPLLEEVTNKQGTKWYKVLDKSGREVYVHSSVVVKRIFMFNTMVDNLNRLDIFINSELKKNRTIASIRAYVPNPNNVNLKRKQDRYGNVADQSATAYSERGTLFIPDSTIISIDENEISENNMTKIKVSYATEDSISVHNSFISKSPKINRSPNKAIVIDTNNQNFGVFERIKGEWVLISYVYSKTGSKSRLGFRTPKGFFIVPNAKKIMTYNSEIGKKQGYAQYAIRFSGGGYIHATPFSYDENKEATKGWKEETLGTYPGTRKCVRNKEDHAKFLFDWVLRGKISNENYQSVYDNVAVIVM; encoded by the coding sequence ATGAAAAAATTTTTACTTATTATCTTTACACTCGTCGCTTTTTACGGCTGTGCTTCTTTAGAAGAGGGTAATTCCAAAGTAAAACTTCTAAAAGATAAGTTAATAAAAATACAAAATGAAAATATTAATTCTGAGGAGGAGATAAAAAATTTCAAAAAAAGAATCTCAGTATCTAAAAATGAGATTTCTGAAATAAACCAAAAACTTGCTACAATCAAGGCCCTCGCAGAAGAATCTGAAACTATTCATGTTTTTCAGGAGAAAATTACACCTAATTTAAAATTTGAAAAAAAATATCCTGGAAAACTCCCTGAAAATTTAAATTATGTCTTTGTGATAAGCCGTCAAATAAATTTGAGAGAGGGCCCTACCACTATAAGTACAATTCTCTCCAACGCAAATTACCTAGACAAACTTCCTCTCCTTGAGGAGGTCACAAACAAACAGGGAACAAAATGGTACAAGGTACTAGACAAGAGTGGCAGGGAAGTATATGTGCACTCTAGTGTGGTAGTAAAAAGAATTTTCATGTTTAACACAATGGTGGACAATCTCAACAGACTAGATATCTTCATAAACAGTGAACTTAAAAAAAACCGTACAATTGCTTCTATTAGGGCCTACGTACCAAACCCCAACAATGTCAACCTGAAAAGAAAACAAGACAGATATGGAAATGTGGCAGACCAAAGTGCTACAGCATATTCTGAAAGGGGAACGTTATTTATTCCAGACAGTACGATAATATCCATAGATGAAAACGAAATTTCCGAAAACAATATGACAAAAATAAAAGTCTCTTATGCAACTGAGGATTCAATCTCTGTGCATAATTCTTTTATATCAAAGTCACCTAAAATAAATAGGTCTCCCAATAAGGCAATTGTTATTGACACAAACAATCAAAACTTTGGGGTTTTCGAGAGGATAAAAGGTGAGTGGGTGCTCATATCCTACGTCTATTCCAAAACTGGTTCAAAAAGTCGCCTTGGATTTCGGACACCTAAAGGATTTTTTATAGTTCCAAATGCAAAAAAAATCATGACATATAACAGTGAAATTGGTAAAAAACAGGGATATGCTCAGTATGCCATTAGATTTTCAGGAGGAGGCTATATTCACGCCACTCCTTTCAGCTATGATGAGAACAAAGAAGCAACCAAGGGATGGAAAGAGGAAACTCTCGGAACTTATCCTGGAACCAGGAAATGCGTGAGAAATAAAGAGGATCATGCAAAATTCTTGTTTGACTGGGTTCTCAGAGGAAAAATATCAAATGAAAATTATCAAAGTGTATATGACAATGTAGCAGTCATAGTGATGTAA
- a CDS encoding OmpA family protein yields the protein MKKIVLMLAALAVLSGCSSTDQESAMLNKMEKNLNKIEENNATTGAMIDQYKTGILDAKTNVANLEKDINAIDSFINPETVFEKNGVIVKRERDQLTLIMPTDVVFDFNKAEIKDDFKPLLDSLYEALTIYKGVTVKIDGHTDNIGSHDYNLKLSQKRAESAKEYLVSKGLQAERIVTEGHSFSKPAASNATQAGRDKNRRIEVVIKK from the coding sequence ATGAAGAAAATTGTACTTATGCTTGCAGCTTTGGCAGTTCTTTCAGGATGTAGTTCTACAGATCAAGAAAGTGCCATGTTAAATAAAATGGAAAAAAATCTCAATAAGATAGAGGAAAACAATGCCACTACAGGAGCAATGATAGATCAGTATAAAACTGGAATATTAGATGCAAAAACAAATGTAGCTAATTTAGAAAAAGATATTAACGCAATAGATTCCTTTATAAACCCTGAGACAGTGTTTGAAAAAAATGGTGTAATCGTTAAGAGAGAGAGAGACCAGCTCACTCTTATTATGCCTACAGATGTAGTCTTTGATTTTAATAAGGCTGAAATCAAGGATGATTTCAAACCTCTCCTCGATTCTCTTTATGAGGCTCTTACTATTTATAAAGGGGTAACAGTAAAAATCGACGGACACACTGATAATATAGGGTCACATGACTACAACCTCAAGCTTTCACAAAAAAGAGCCGAAAGTGCAAAGGAATACCTTGTCTCTAAAGGCCTCCAGGCAGAAAGAATCGTAACTGAAGGACACAGTTTCTCAAAACCTGCTGCAAGTAATGCAACACAAGCAGGAAGAGATAAAAACAGAAGAATTGAGGTAGTTATAAAAAAATAA
- a CDS encoding gamma carbonic anhydrase family protein, with product MLLEFEGILPKLNEKTFVAEGAKLIGDVEMDKFSSIWFNCVARGDVSNIYVGKYSNVQDNSVLHVADNKPCIIGDYVTVGHSVVLHGCEIEDHCLVGMGATILTGAKVGRGSIIAAGALVKENQIIPPNSLVAGVPGKIIRTVENQWDNIHSQAVKYKTLWTKRYGLMPDADGEIYGGEKIV from the coding sequence GTGCTTTTAGAATTTGAAGGTATACTGCCCAAATTAAATGAAAAAACCTTTGTGGCAGAAGGAGCAAAATTAATAGGAGATGTGGAAATGGATAAGTTTTCTAGCATCTGGTTCAACTGCGTAGCAAGAGGAGACGTATCTAATATCTATGTGGGAAAATATTCTAACGTACAGGACAACTCAGTCTTACACGTAGCAGACAATAAACCCTGCATTATAGGGGATTATGTAACAGTGGGACATAGCGTAGTTCTTCACGGGTGTGAAATAGAAGATCACTGCCTTGTAGGTATGGGAGCTACTATTCTCACAGGTGCAAAAGTAGGTCGTGGGAGCATCATCGCAGCAGGGGCACTTGTGAAGGAAAATCAGATCATCCCACCTAACTCCCTCGTGGCAGGAGTGCCTGGCAAAATAATCAGGACTGTAGAAAACCAGTGGGACAATATACATTCTCAGGCCGTAAAATATAAAACACTCTGGACAAAAAGATATGGTCTTATGCCTGATGCCGATGGCGAGATCTATGGTGGGGAAAAAATAGTCTGA
- the pfkA gene encoding 6-phosphofructokinase, giving the protein MKKIAILTSGGDAPGMNAAVRAAGKFALNTDLEVYGIKRGYLGMLNDEIFKISSQDLGGIIDRGGTSLLTARCPEFKDPKIRAIAAENLKKRGIDGLIVIGGDGSFHGADLLSKEHGIKVIGIPGTIDNDIAGTDYTIGFDTCLNTILDAIQKVRDTATSHERTILIEVMGRNAGDLALYASMAGGGDGILIPEQDNPIEVLAYQIQQRRRRGKLHDIILVAEGVGSAHTVAEELKKKIHTDVRIVVLGHVQRGGTPSGFDRVLGTKMGAKAVQLLLEEKGCLMVGIEGSQIVTHPIEYAWEGTRRDHMEDYELAQILSK; this is encoded by the coding sequence TTGAAAAAAATAGCCATATTAACGAGTGGAGGAGACGCTCCTGGAATGAATGCTGCAGTAAGAGCTGCGGGTAAATTTGCACTTAATACTGACTTGGAAGTATACGGAATAAAAAGAGGATACTTAGGTATGCTAAATGATGAAATATTTAAAATAAGCTCTCAAGACCTTGGAGGAATAATAGACAGAGGTGGTACATCTCTTCTTACTGCAAGATGTCCAGAGTTTAAAGATCCAAAAATAAGGGCAATAGCTGCCGAAAATCTTAAAAAAAGAGGCATTGACGGCCTTATTGTTATAGGTGGAGACGGATCTTTCCACGGTGCAGACCTTCTTTCAAAGGAGCACGGAATAAAAGTAATCGGTATCCCTGGAACTATCGATAACGATATAGCAGGTACTGACTATACAATAGGTTTTGACACATGTCTGAATACCATTCTAGATGCTATACAAAAGGTGAGAGATACTGCTACTTCACACGAGAGAACTATCCTTATAGAGGTAATGGGAAGAAATGCCGGAGACCTCGCTCTTTATGCTTCTATGGCCGGTGGAGGAGACGGAATACTAATTCCTGAGCAGGACAATCCTATCGAAGTATTAGCTTACCAGATCCAGCAGAGGAGGAGAAGAGGAAAACTTCACGATATTATCTTAGTTGCAGAAGGGGTAGGATCAGCTCATACTGTTGCAGAAGAATTAAAGAAAAAAATACATACTGATGTAAGAATCGTAGTGCTCGGTCACGTACAAAGAGGTGGTACTCCATCAGGTTTTGACAGAGTACTGGGTACAAAAATGGGTGCTAAAGCAGTACAACTGCTCCTAGAAGAAAAGGGATGTCTAATGGTCGGTATAGAAGGTAGTCAGATAGTTACTCATCCTATCGAGTACGCTTGGGAAGGCACAAGAAGAGACCATATGGAAGACTATGAATTGGCTCAGATCTTATCAAAATAA
- a CDS encoding CBS domain-containing protein, whose translation MEYTERQKKIIDIVKKRGPITGDEIGKILELTRGALRTDFSILTKNKILNSKPRKGYTYLGEGNTSGSKLGDKQVKTYMGVPSVLTEEATVYEAIVSLFLKDTGSLLIVKDGYLSGIVSRKDLLKHVMGGKENHKSPIGMIMTRMPNIIVCSPTDSIHSVAEKMVEHEIDSIPVVEENIQDKKTRYKVLGKISKTTITRIFVDEFKKK comes from the coding sequence TTGGAATATACAGAAAGACAAAAGAAAATAATAGATATTGTTAAAAAAAGAGGTCCCATTACAGGTGATGAAATCGGAAAAATATTAGAACTCACCAGAGGTGCCTTGAGAACAGACTTTTCTATTTTAACTAAAAATAAAATTCTTAATTCCAAGCCTAGAAAAGGCTATACATACCTGGGTGAGGGGAATACAAGCGGCAGCAAACTCGGAGATAAACAGGTAAAAACCTATATGGGTGTCCCTAGTGTACTTACTGAAGAGGCTACAGTTTACGAAGCTATCGTATCACTTTTTCTAAAGGATACAGGAAGCTTGCTGATAGTAAAAGACGGATATCTTTCAGGTATAGTATCTAGAAAAGACCTTTTGAAACATGTAATGGGTGGCAAAGAAAATCACAAATCTCCAATTGGTATGATTATGACGAGAATGCCAAATATTATAGTATGCTCTCCCACCGATAGCATACACTCTGTTGCAGAAAAAATGGTCGAGCATGAGATAGATTCCATTCCTGTGGTAGAGGAAAATATTCAGGATAAGAAAACAAGGTACAAGGTTCTCGGGAAAATATCAAAAACAACTATAACAAGAATATTTGTAGACGAATTCAAAAAAAAATAG
- a CDS encoding pyruvate, water dikinase regulatory protein, giving the protein MEKFTIHVFSDSYGESGEQVSKCALSQFGFGEYDIVRHSHINSLEKLNQELKIVDGAENILVVHTMINLDHVEVLSSFCKDRNFKNIDLLNPLVSAIESYTKRAPRRESGIYKKLDEKYFRRIEAIEFAVKYDDGKDARGIYEADLILLGISRTSKTPLSIYLGNKKHIKVINIPLVPEMEVPKDIFKVPKKKIIGLTNSIEVLNKIREERLKTIGFKEGSAYSSMGRIIEEMDYAENIMKRIGCAVVDVSQKAIEETSEIIINIMKENGFKIIY; this is encoded by the coding sequence TTGGAGAAATTTACTATACACGTTTTTTCAGACTCTTACGGAGAATCAGGAGAGCAAGTTTCAAAATGTGCTCTCTCTCAATTTGGGTTTGGAGAATATGACATTGTAAGACATTCACATATAAACAGCCTTGAAAAATTGAACCAAGAATTAAAAATAGTAGACGGAGCCGAAAACATTCTGGTAGTTCACACCATGATCAATTTAGATCATGTAGAGGTGCTCAGCAGCTTTTGTAAAGATAGAAATTTCAAAAATATAGATCTGCTGAACCCACTGGTAAGTGCAATAGAATCATACACCAAAAGGGCCCCCAGAAGAGAATCTGGAATATACAAAAAACTCGATGAAAAATATTTCCGTAGAATAGAGGCCATAGAATTTGCAGTAAAATATGACGATGGTAAGGATGCCAGAGGAATATATGAGGCTGACCTCATACTCCTTGGTATATCTAGAACTTCTAAGACACCACTTAGTATCTACCTTGGAAATAAAAAACATATCAAAGTAATAAATATTCCACTGGTTCCTGAGATGGAAGTTCCAAAGGATATATTCAAGGTTCCTAAGAAAAAAATTATAGGTCTTACCAATTCAATTGAAGTTTTAAATAAAATTCGGGAAGAAAGACTTAAAACAATAGGATTTAAAGAGGGATCGGCATACTCTTCAATGGGAAGAATCATCGAAGAGATGGATTACGCAGAAAATATAATGAAGAGAATAGGCTGTGCTGTTGTAGATGTGTCACAAAAAGCAATAGAGGAAACTTCTGAGATCATAATAAACATAATGAAGGAAAATGGATTTAAAATAATTTATTAA
- the ppdK gene encoding pyruvate, phosphate dikinase, with the protein MSKLVYAFEEGSKELKNLLGGKGANLSEMTNIGLPVPPGFTLSTEACNEYYRKGKILWDDLKREIEDNMKKLETKTGKKFGSEKNPLLVSVRSGAAISMPGMMDTVLNLGLNDITAEAIAKETGNERFTWDSYRRFIQMFSDVVMEIPKYKFEIAIDELKESKGYNLDVDMTAQDLKDLVSRFKSIYIKEIGKDFPEDPFEQLLQTILAVFDSWNNPRAIVYRELNDIPGNIGTGVNVQSMVFGNMGENSGTGVAFTRDPATGENVVYGEYLMNAQGEDVVAGIRTPHKIERLKDDLPEVYTEFLRICSLLENHYKNMQDIEFTIEKGKLYILQTRNGKRTSTAAVQIAVDMVEEGLLTKEEAILRVDPQSISQMLHKAFREESLANARPIAEGLPASPGAASGKVFFSSESIKLNKGGILVRLETSPEDIEGMHGSEGILTVRGGMTSHAAVVARGMGKCCVSGCSNIKINEENKEMIVGDVVVKEGEYISLDGTTGKVYLGSIEKEEATLGGSFKKFMEWADEIRVMGVRTNADTPEDSEVAVKFGAEGIGLCRTEHMFFEEKKIWPMREMIVAKTTYERERALDKLLPLQKEDFVKIFRVMGSKPVTVRLLDPPLHEFLPNKDDEIKRLADDMNLDFDELKQRVSSLHEFNPMLGHRGCRLAITYPEIYEMQAKAIIGAAIQVRDEGIEVDPEIMIPLVGEVNELKYVKSKVVAAIDKLFEELGESIKYKLGTMIEVPRACLTSDEIAEEADFFSFGTNDLTQITFGFSRDDSPKFLGEYKTKEILPRDPFESVDIKGVGKLIKMSIELGKSVKKDIKLGVCGEHGGDPKSIEFFHSVGLNYVSCSPYRVPVARLAAAQAELKNRKK; encoded by the coding sequence ATGTCAAAATTAGTATATGCATTTGAAGAAGGTAGCAAGGAACTTAAAAATTTACTCGGAGGAAAGGGAGCAAACCTCTCAGAAATGACAAACATAGGTTTGCCTGTTCCTCCTGGGTTTACATTATCCACTGAGGCGTGCAACGAATACTACAGAAAAGGTAAAATACTCTGGGATGATTTAAAGCGTGAAATAGAAGACAACATGAAAAAATTAGAAACAAAAACGGGTAAAAAATTTGGTTCTGAAAAAAATCCACTTTTAGTTTCAGTAAGATCTGGAGCGGCAATATCTATGCCGGGAATGATGGATACCGTTCTTAATCTCGGACTAAACGACATCACTGCTGAAGCAATAGCCAAAGAAACAGGAAACGAAAGATTTACGTGGGACTCATACAGAAGATTTATACAGATGTTTTCAGATGTAGTTATGGAAATCCCTAAATATAAGTTCGAAATAGCCATAGATGAGTTAAAGGAGAGTAAGGGTTATAATCTTGATGTGGATATGACCGCTCAAGACCTAAAAGATCTTGTAAGCCGTTTTAAAAGTATATACATAAAAGAGATAGGAAAGGATTTCCCTGAGGATCCTTTTGAGCAGCTTCTGCAGACTATTCTTGCTGTTTTTGATTCTTGGAACAACCCGAGAGCTATTGTATACAGGGAATTAAATGATATCCCGGGAAATATTGGTACCGGAGTTAATGTCCAGAGTATGGTCTTTGGAAACATGGGTGAAAATTCGGGAACGGGAGTTGCCTTTACCAGAGATCCTGCAACAGGTGAAAATGTTGTCTATGGTGAATATCTTATGAATGCCCAGGGAGAGGATGTAGTAGCGGGTATAAGAACCCCACACAAAATTGAGAGATTAAAAGATGACCTACCGGAAGTTTATACAGAATTTTTAAGAATATGCTCACTTTTGGAAAATCATTACAAAAATATGCAGGATATAGAATTTACAATTGAAAAAGGTAAACTTTATATTCTACAGACAAGAAACGGAAAAAGAACTTCCACTGCCGCAGTACAGATAGCTGTGGATATGGTAGAAGAGGGACTACTCACCAAAGAAGAAGCTATACTTAGAGTAGACCCCCAAAGTATCAGCCAGATGCTTCACAAGGCTTTCCGTGAAGAAAGTCTCGCTAATGCAAGACCAATCGCAGAGGGGCTTCCTGCTTCTCCAGGAGCTGCCAGCGGAAAAGTTTTCTTTAGCTCTGAATCAATAAAGCTAAACAAAGGTGGTATCCTGGTGAGACTAGAAACATCCCCTGAGGATATTGAAGGTATGCACGGTTCTGAGGGGATACTAACTGTACGCGGGGGTATGACTTCCCATGCTGCAGTGGTAGCGAGAGGTATGGGTAAATGCTGTGTAAGCGGATGTAGTAACATAAAAATAAACGAAGAGAATAAAGAGATGATCGTCGGAGACGTAGTTGTAAAAGAGGGAGAATACATCTCCCTAGACGGAACTACCGGAAAAGTCTATCTGGGAAGTATCGAAAAAGAGGAAGCAACTCTAGGTGGAAGCTTTAAAAAGTTTATGGAGTGGGCTGATGAAATTAGAGTTATGGGAGTCAGAACAAATGCCGACACCCCTGAAGATTCGGAAGTCGCCGTAAAATTTGGAGCTGAAGGAATAGGCCTTTGCAGAACAGAGCATATGTTCTTTGAGGAAAAGAAAATATGGCCTATGAGAGAGATGATTGTGGCAAAAACAACTTATGAAAGAGAGAGAGCCCTTGATAAGCTACTCCCCCTTCAAAAAGAAGATTTTGTGAAGATTTTTAGAGTTATGGGAAGTAAACCTGTAACTGTAAGACTCTTAGATCCACCTCTGCACGAATTCCTTCCTAATAAAGATGATGAAATAAAAAGACTTGCCGATGATATGAATTTGGATTTTGATGAGTTGAAACAAAGAGTCTCCTCGCTGCATGAATTTAACCCTATGCTTGGACACAGAGGCTGCAGGTTAGCTATTACTTATCCTGAGATATATGAGATGCAGGCAAAAGCTATCATCGGGGCTGCTATACAGGTAAGAGATGAAGGGATAGAAGTTGATCCTGAAATCATGATTCCTCTTGTAGGAGAAGTAAATGAGCTAAAATATGTAAAAAGTAAAGTAGTAGCAGCCATTGATAAACTCTTTGAAGAGCTTGGTGAAAGCATAAAATATAAATTAGGAACAATGATTGAAGTTCCTAGAGCGTGTCTGACTTCTGACGAAATTGCAGAAGAAGCTGACTTCTTCAGTTTTGGTACAAATGACCTTACCCAGATAACTTTTGGATTTTCCAGAGATGACTCTCCTAAATTCTTAGGAGAATACAAGACAAAAGAGATCCTTCCTAGAGATCCATTTGAAAGTGTCGATATAAAGGGTGTAGGAAAACTTATAAAGATGAGTATAGAGCTCGGAAAAAGTGTCAAAAAAGATATTAAGCTAGGAGTTTGCGGTGAACACGGAGGAGATCCT